Proteins from a genomic interval of Lycium ferocissimum isolate CSIRO_LF1 chromosome 2, AGI_CSIRO_Lferr_CH_V1, whole genome shotgun sequence:
- the LOC132047633 gene encoding uncharacterized protein LOC132047633, with product MKDLEKVSKVSDDCTLTILELRESYNNWKSVVWVVRILHEAQGDILLTTGTAFCVSSDGLILTSAHLFPKTSYVLDVRRLDEANFRRANVVFEKPKWDVILLQVLDVNGCQYATLTNDGSLSVGQSLLHIGNPYQFVGSFLMGKVAFECIDHVEVPIFGATCKTYVSTALSTTPGHRIMGHVWNKDIFRHSSFGTYAKNLHPLVPIIQMYSLICGEGCSGGPR from the exons ATGAAG GATTTGGAAAAAGTGTCCAAAGTTAGTGATGATTGCACACTTACTATCCTTGAGCTGCGGGAGTCATACAACAACTGGAAATCAGTTGTATGGGTTGTTAGAATTCTACACGAGGCTCAAGGGGATATTTTATTAACAACTGGAACTGCTTTCTGTGTGAGTAGTGATGGATTGATACTTACTTCTGCACATCTTTTCCCAAAGACTTCATATGTACTTGATGTCAGGAGGTTAGATGAAGCTAATTTTCGCCGGGCTAATGTAGTGTTTGAAAAACCGAAATGGGATGTTATATTACTACAGGTCCTAGATGTGAATGGTTGCCAGTATGCTACACTTACCAATGATGGTTCACTGTCAGTGGGCCAATCTTTATTACATATAGGCAATCCCTATCAATTTGTGGGATCATTCTTGATGGGCAAAGTTGCATTTGAATGCATAGACCATGTCGAAGTACCTATATTCGGTGCAACTTGTAAAACTTATGTATCTACTGCCCTATCGACCACACCTGGACATAGAATTATGGGTCATGTTTGGAATAAAGATATTTTTAGGCATTCTTCGTTCGGTACTTATGCAAAAAATCTTCATCCTCTTGTTCCTATAATACAAATGTATAGCCTTATTTGTGGGGAAGGTTGTTCAGGTGGCCCC CGCTGA
- the LOC132039831 gene encoding putative protease Do-like 14, translating into MEFHNYKRKWAEAFTPWKREPKEAPYNPDVIRKSTPLSTEEQDVFLYPPNRHLNIHTKRAALKVSKSVVSLESYSGEKEIFQCSGTIIESVNTYSIILTTASLLRCSTSRNSIADKIKVIVHLFDGRSFDGQIESYDFHYNVAAIKIQSDTPLPIASLAHLSDSITIDSSQLRVTEEKLFQLRSHSNSFDLIPGDSVIALSRFYTKPYKIRAAPGEFSIDRCDYDDFDCKELFMASCKIMRCGIGGPLINRYGEVIGICFQDLGSIAFLPINIASMWWEHYKKSRQSRRPWLGMEVTNLYAAGLEILERIISKFPDVLKGVIVEEVVPGSSAESAGIKHNDVIIQFGGKRIQSFLELFENMWNNVGESVELTVIRASHDVPVHLSMVVEEATSDKLYSWPLWEAR; encoded by the exons ATGGAATTTCATAATTACAAAAGGAAGTGGGCGGAAGCTTTCACTCCCTGGAAGAGGGAGCCAAAGGAGGCTCCATACA ATCCTGATGTTATAAGAAAATCAACACCTTTGAGTACGGAGGAACAGGATGTTTTTTTGTATCCTCCAAATAGGCACTTAAATATTCACACGAAGAGGGCTGCTTTAAAAGTTTCCAAATCCGTCGTCAGTCTTGAATCATACTCGG GGGAAAAGGAAATATTTCAATGTTCTGGGACTATTATAGAAAGTGTCAACACTTACAGCATAATATTGACCACTGCAAGTCTCCTTAGGTGTTCCACGAGTAGAAATTCTATAGCTGATAAAATCAAG GTTATCGTGCACCTATTTGATGGAAGATCATTTGATGGTCAAATTGAGTCATATGACTTCCACTACAATGTTGCTGCTATAAAGATTCAATCAGACACACCACTTCCTATTGCATCCCTGGCTCATTTAAGTGATTCTATCACGATTGATTCGAGTCAGCTCCGGGTTACTGAGGAGAAGCTATTTCAACTTCGTTCGCATTCGAACTCATTTGATCTTATTCCCGGAGATTCAGTTATTGCACTTAGTCGTTTTTATACGAAGCCATATAAGATCAGGGCCGCTCCCGGTGAATTCAG CATTGATCGCTGCGACTATGACGACTTCGATTGTAAAGAGCTTTTCATGGCGAGTTGCAAAATTATGAGA TGCGGTATTGGGGGTCCACTTATTAACCGCTATGGAGAAGTCATTGGTATCTGCTTTCAGGATTTAGGATCTATTGCTTTCTTACCAATCAATATAGCCTCCATGTGGTGGGAGCATTACAAGAAATCTAG GCAATCACGTCGACCTTGGCTCGGGATGGAAGTAACTAACCTTTATGCAGCTGGCCTAGAAATTCTGGAAAGAATTATTTCAAAGTTCCCAGACGTCTTGAAAGGTGTCATTGTTGAAGAG GTGGTACCTGGTTCTTCTGCTGAATCTGCTGGGATAAAACACAATGATGTTATAATTCAATTTGGTGGAAAAAGAATTCAAAGTTTCTTGGAG CTATTCGAAAACATGTGGAATAATGTTGGAGAATCTGTGGAGCTGACTGTGATAAGAGCAAGTCATGATGTTCCTGTACATCTTAGCATGGTGGTGGAAGAAGCCACATCGGATAAATTATACAG CTGGCCACTTTGGGAGGCACGATGA